In the genome of Halobacterium noricense, one region contains:
- a CDS encoding sulfurtransferase, translating into MSEEWVASADWLAEHLDDVAVVDVRDAWEYDGIGHVPGAVSIPFDEFRVEGGPEGMMPERDHWAELLGDAGIERGDTIVAYDDTHGVFAARFLVTALYYGHDDLRLLDGDYSAWLRDHETSSESPDVTPTDYEPGEPHERVFVDADDVLAATDDPDAVVVDTREPDEYAAGHIPDAVNLDWKEVVDDETRGLKPRGEIEDLLAERGVTPDKRVVLYCNTARRISHTFVVLRWLGFPDVAFYEGSLTDWTERGHPVE; encoded by the coding sequence ATGAGCGAGGAATGGGTCGCGTCCGCGGACTGGCTCGCCGAGCACCTCGACGATGTCGCCGTCGTGGACGTCCGCGACGCGTGGGAGTACGACGGCATCGGGCACGTTCCGGGGGCAGTCAGTATTCCGTTCGACGAATTCAGAGTGGAAGGCGGGCCGGAAGGAATGATGCCCGAGCGCGACCACTGGGCGGAGCTGCTCGGCGACGCGGGCATCGAGCGCGGGGACACCATCGTCGCGTACGACGACACGCACGGCGTGTTCGCGGCGCGCTTCCTCGTCACCGCGCTGTACTACGGCCACGACGACCTGCGGCTGCTCGACGGCGACTACAGCGCGTGGCTGCGCGACCATGAGACCAGCAGCGAGTCGCCCGACGTGACGCCGACCGACTACGAACCCGGCGAGCCCCACGAGCGCGTGTTCGTGGACGCCGACGACGTGCTCGCGGCGACCGACGACCCCGACGCGGTGGTTGTGGACACCCGCGAACCGGACGAGTACGCCGCGGGTCACATCCCGGACGCGGTGAATCTCGACTGGAAGGAGGTCGTCGACGACGAGACGCGCGGCCTGAAGCCCCGCGGAGAAATCGAGGATTTGCTCGCCGAGCGCGGCGTTACGCCCGACAAACGGGTCGTCCTGTACTGCAACACCGCGCGCCGCATCAGCCACACGTTCGTCGTGTTGCGCTGGCTAGGCTTCCCGGACGTCGCATTCTACGAGGGCAGCCTCACGGACTGGACCGAGCGCGGCCACCCCGTCGAGTAA
- a CDS encoding DUF7090 family protein translates to MDYDLAIDGAPDSVPGGTVVLLLHPSTGETDRMDTDFLKTDTDHFLVVSTRTTAREVTQKLEYYDVDEDSAEILDTLSVDRGYSRRGASHIHYVSAPDDVDGILAAAEQFLTDNPGKRRISFDSLTELAYYADEDRALDALGRLGDLLDEHDAVALVHVSREVHDDDVLDAFRGESDVVVELDEGGDVAAEY, encoded by the coding sequence ATGGACTACGACCTCGCCATCGACGGAGCGCCCGACTCCGTCCCGGGCGGCACCGTCGTACTGCTGCTCCACCCGAGCACCGGCGAGACCGACCGCATGGACACCGACTTCCTGAAGACCGACACCGACCACTTCCTCGTGGTCTCCACGCGCACGACCGCCCGCGAGGTCACGCAGAAGCTGGAGTACTACGACGTCGACGAGGACAGCGCCGAGATTCTGGACACCCTCTCCGTCGACCGCGGCTACTCCCGGCGAGGTGCCAGCCACATCCACTACGTCTCCGCGCCCGACGACGTCGACGGCATCCTCGCGGCCGCCGAGCAGTTCCTCACCGACAACCCCGGCAAGCGCCGCATCAGTTTCGACTCGCTGACCGAGCTCGCGTACTACGCCGACGAGGACCGCGCGCTCGACGCGCTCGGCCGGCTCGGCGACCTCCTCGACGAACACGACGCCGTCGCGCTCGTCCACGTCTCCCGGGAGGTCCACGACGACGACGTCCTCGACGCGTTCCGCGGAGAGAGCGACGTGGTCGTCGAACTCGACGAGGGAGGGGACGTCGCCGCCGAATACTGA
- a CDS encoding rubrerythrin family protein — protein sequence MTPSEFLDAVRDDNETALSRLGSSKSLYAATGGEMDAGPVLEAAADAEHVAAQTFHAWTADEADDEATVVFETTAAEEDDHADAVLAKLDDYQPVEDATGMQAYLRNLDDTVERAGALLGRVLATEKSKEQLTGFFVGQADPQTASVFRDLKGDLDDQRERALDLLDDVCADDEDWQTAKDAADTAIQAAYDEYTEQLESMGVNPKPVC from the coding sequence ATGACACCGAGCGAATTCCTCGACGCGGTCCGCGACGACAACGAGACCGCGCTCTCGCGACTCGGCTCCTCGAAGTCGCTGTACGCCGCCACCGGCGGCGAGATGGACGCCGGCCCGGTTCTCGAAGCCGCCGCCGACGCCGAACACGTCGCCGCGCAGACGTTCCACGCGTGGACCGCCGACGAAGCCGACGACGAGGCCACCGTCGTCTTCGAGACCACCGCCGCCGAGGAGGACGACCACGCCGATGCCGTCCTCGCCAAACTCGACGACTACCAGCCCGTCGAGGACGCCACCGGCATGCAGGCATATCTCCGCAACCTCGACGACACGGTCGAACGCGCCGGCGCCCTCCTCGGTCGCGTCCTCGCTACCGAGAAGTCCAAAGAACAGCTCACGGGCTTCTTCGTCGGCCAAGCCGACCCCCAGACCGCGAGCGTCTTCCGCGACCTCAAAGGCGACCTCGACGACCAGCGCGAGCGCGCGCTCGACCTCCTCGACGACGTCTGTGCGGACGACGAGGACTGGCAGACTGCCAAAGATGCCGCCGACACCGCCATCCAGGCCGCCTACGACGAGTACACCG
- a CDS encoding ABC transporter ATP-binding protein: MTNLQLDGVTRAFGATTAVDDVSLEVEDGEFFTLVGPSGCGKTTTLRLIAGFEQPDSGDVRFGGDSVAGVPPEDRDVGIVFQSYALFPHMSVAENVAYGLRFRDPPEGQTETERVAALLELVDLPGFGDRDPEALSGGQQQRVALARALAPEPDVLLLDEPMSALDARLRERLRVQVKEIQSELDITTVYVTHDQSEALAISDRVAVLNAGRVEQVGEPEAVYREPASRFVAEFVGDNNVFDGQPPVETKGCSVRVGDTEFDVGERIDGRTTVCVRPESLRFDCEQNQFAVRVESVEFLGDAYRAHCDWEGRDVLVKTRDEPPTGDAVLGFRPEDATLL, encoded by the coding sequence ATGACGAACCTCCAACTCGATGGCGTGACTCGCGCGTTCGGCGCGACGACCGCCGTCGACGACGTCTCCCTCGAAGTCGAGGACGGCGAGTTCTTCACGCTCGTCGGGCCCTCGGGCTGCGGGAAGACGACGACGCTGCGCCTGATTGCGGGGTTCGAGCAGCCCGACAGCGGCGACGTGCGCTTCGGCGGCGACTCCGTCGCTGGCGTTCCACCAGAGGACCGCGACGTGGGCATCGTCTTCCAGAGCTACGCGCTGTTCCCGCACATGAGCGTCGCAGAGAACGTCGCGTACGGGCTCCGCTTCCGCGACCCGCCCGAGGGACAGACGGAGACCGAGCGCGTCGCGGCCCTGTTGGAGCTCGTCGATTTGCCGGGGTTCGGCGACCGCGACCCCGAGGCGCTGTCGGGGGGTCAGCAGCAGCGCGTCGCGCTGGCTCGCGCGCTCGCACCCGAACCCGACGTGCTCCTGCTGGACGAGCCGATGAGCGCGCTGGACGCCCGGCTCCGGGAGCGCCTGCGCGTGCAGGTCAAGGAGATTCAATCCGAGTTGGACATCACGACGGTGTACGTCACGCACGACCAGAGCGAGGCGCTCGCGATTTCGGACCGCGTCGCGGTGCTGAACGCGGGCCGCGTCGAGCAGGTCGGCGAACCCGAAGCTGTCTACCGGGAGCCGGCGTCGCGGTTCGTCGCGGAGTTCGTCGGCGACAACAACGTCTTCGACGGCCAGCCTCCAGTCGAAACGAAGGGGTGTTCGGTTCGTGTCGGCGATACTGAGTTCGACGTCGGTGAGCGCATCGACGGCCGGACAACCGTCTGTGTGCGTCCCGAGTCCCTTCGCTTCGACTGCGAGCAGAACCAGTTCGCGGTGCGCGTGGAGAGCGTGGAGTTCCTCGGCGACGCCTACCGCGCGCACTGCGACTGGGAGGGGCGAGACGTGCTCGTGAAGACCCGCGACGAGCCGCCGACGGGAGACGCGGTACTCGGGTTCCGGCCCGAAGACGCGACACTGCTGTGA
- a CDS encoding PKD domain-containing protein, with translation MTDSGGGGTRGLRRALVLAVAVALAAGVATTGIGPVSADTTTETTSIEASNPIKFVYVDGGTANLAFVREDGSQVETNVSAETVGPMTDLDSDGLLEAPYVTDQGKLRTIDVNGEGRAIDGGVPYTGAKIGVGDWTGDGVPEVVYPDTNGNVYYANASGTPTRVGIEAASAVLGVADFDGTGGKDIVFVGTSQNLHYYNGTTSIDTQYGNVSNSGATGAPADFYQNGTLWVPAIDGSSYPEIANSSGNVVQFRQTSNNTDKTSVAGVDWAGDGDLEIVHLQGSEVAYTKIDGTTSKITDASGATMTASKNAGVAGVESYPTNLSVSEFEANATAGQNVTVNVTTNHDLSELNVTLDGPESATLLLDEFEQAGTNPYSYTATYNGSTDGKYEATVERAASAGDSVSSAGSDTASVDEVAPVLHSVNLTDATDDDGLVASGDTIEVTANATGDVGTMTANLSAFDAGSNVSLSHENGDTYNWTGVVGENATDGDHAANVTVGDGQGNTTSTETGTLSVDTSEPSVELRDNRTVAAGEQAEFSPRSVENANGDVTYEWEFGDGANASNRTVNHTYDAPGGYVVNLTVSDNTGESANASMNVTVKETPAIESVTLTDVADENGIVVPGDIVEVRATVSGDATSVTANLSAFGASSSVELTSASGDTYNETILVDSNATDSEQSVAVTVTGSNSTDSAETGALTVDTDTLDVSLNDSRTVDVGEEVEYSPAAVNDTVGDVTYEWEFGSSTAKSGKTVTYAFDSAATYEVVLTASDGSNDTASASMKIEVASNGSVANTTSDDSSNGGDSGSESSGGGTDLARETTTDRTTDESTQTPTEEIATTSQTVDQTAAGGESRDDPGNPGPGQTPGEAPGFGAVAALLALAAAAGLSLRA, from the coding sequence ATGACTGACAGTGGGGGCGGCGGTACTCGAGGGCTCCGACGAGCGCTCGTGCTTGCGGTCGCCGTCGCGCTCGCTGCGGGTGTAGCGACCACGGGCATCGGTCCGGTCTCAGCAGATACGACGACGGAGACGACGAGTATCGAGGCGTCGAACCCGATCAAGTTCGTCTACGTCGACGGGGGGACTGCCAACCTTGCGTTCGTGCGCGAGGACGGCTCGCAAGTCGAGACGAACGTGAGCGCTGAAACTGTGGGTCCGATGACTGACCTCGATAGCGACGGCCTGCTCGAAGCGCCGTACGTGACCGACCAAGGAAAGCTCCGGACGATTGACGTGAACGGGGAGGGACGGGCGATAGATGGCGGCGTTCCGTACACGGGCGCGAAAATCGGCGTCGGGGACTGGACCGGCGACGGTGTGCCCGAAGTCGTGTACCCGGACACGAACGGCAACGTCTACTACGCGAACGCCTCCGGAACGCCGACGAGGGTCGGAATCGAGGCGGCGTCGGCAGTGCTCGGCGTCGCTGACTTCGACGGCACGGGTGGGAAGGACATCGTGTTCGTGGGCACGTCCCAGAACCTGCACTACTACAACGGCACCACCAGCATCGACACCCAGTACGGGAACGTTTCTAACAGCGGTGCTACGGGTGCACCGGCGGATTTCTATCAGAACGGCACGCTCTGGGTACCCGCGATAGACGGCAGCAGCTACCCCGAAATCGCGAACAGCAGCGGAAACGTCGTCCAGTTCCGACAGACCAGCAACAACACGGACAAGACGTCCGTCGCGGGCGTCGACTGGGCGGGCGACGGTGATCTCGAAATCGTCCACTTGCAGGGCAGCGAGGTGGCGTACACGAAGATAGACGGGACGACGAGCAAGATTACCGATGCCAGCGGGGCGACGATGACCGCCAGCAAGAACGCCGGCGTCGCGGGCGTCGAGAGCTACCCCACGAACCTCTCAGTAAGCGAGTTCGAAGCGAACGCGACGGCGGGCCAGAACGTGACGGTGAACGTCACGACGAACCACGACCTTTCGGAGCTCAACGTCACGCTCGATGGCCCCGAGAGCGCGACACTTCTGCTCGATGAATTCGAGCAGGCGGGGACGAATCCGTACTCGTACACCGCGACCTACAACGGCAGTACGGACGGCAAATACGAGGCGACGGTCGAACGTGCTGCGTCCGCCGGTGACAGCGTCTCCTCGGCAGGCTCCGACACCGCGAGTGTCGACGAGGTCGCACCCGTTCTGCACTCGGTGAATCTCACCGACGCGACGGACGACGACGGGCTCGTCGCGTCCGGCGACACCATCGAAGTGACTGCGAACGCGACTGGCGACGTTGGCACGATGACGGCGAACCTCTCGGCATTCGACGCGGGCAGTAACGTCAGCCTCTCACACGAAAACGGTGACACGTACAACTGGACTGGCGTAGTCGGGGAGAACGCGACCGACGGCGACCACGCAGCGAACGTGACGGTCGGCGATGGACAGGGGAACACGACCAGTACCGAGACTGGAACCCTCAGCGTCGATACCAGCGAGCCGTCGGTCGAACTCCGCGACAATCGAACGGTCGCCGCCGGTGAGCAGGCCGAGTTCTCGCCGCGGTCCGTGGAGAACGCCAACGGCGATGTCACGTACGAGTGGGAGTTCGGTGACGGCGCCAACGCGTCGAACAGGACAGTCAACCATACGTACGACGCCCCGGGCGGGTACGTGGTGAACCTGACCGTCAGTGACAACACCGGCGAGAGCGCGAACGCGTCGATGAACGTGACGGTGAAGGAGACGCCAGCCATCGAATCCGTGACTCTCACCGACGTAGCCGACGAGAACGGCATCGTCGTACCCGGCGACATCGTGGAGGTGAGGGCGACCGTGAGCGGCGACGCCACTTCGGTGACCGCGAACCTCTCGGCGTTCGGCGCGAGCAGCAGCGTCGAACTCACGTCTGCGAGCGGCGACACGTACAACGAGACTATCTTAGTGGATTCGAATGCGACCGACAGCGAGCAGTCGGTGGCGGTGACTGTCACGGGCAGCAATTCCACTGACTCGGCGGAAACCGGCGCGCTCACCGTCGACACTGACACACTCGACGTCTCCCTGAACGACAGCCGGACCGTGGACGTGGGCGAGGAGGTCGAGTACTCGCCGGCGGCCGTGAACGACACGGTCGGCGACGTCACGTACGAGTGGGAGTTCGGGTCGAGCACCGCGAAAAGCGGGAAGACCGTCACGTACGCCTTCGATTCGGCGGCCACGTACGAAGTGGTGCTGACCGCGAGTGACGGCTCGAACGACACCGCGAGCGCGTCGATGAAAATCGAGGTCGCGTCGAACGGGAGCGTCGCGAACACGACGAGCGATGATTCGAGTAACGGCGGGGATAGTGGGTCGGAGAGTTCGGGCGGTGGCACCGACCTGGCGAGGGAAACGACGACCGATCGCACGACCGACGAGAGCACGCAGACGCCGACCGAGGAGATAGCTACGACGAGTCAGACGGTCGACCAGACAGCCGCAGGAGGCGAGAGTCGAGACGACCCCGGGAACCCGGGGCCTGGGCAGACGCCCGGTGAAGCACCAGGGTTCGGCGCTGTGGCGGCGTTGCTCGCGCTCGCTGCAGCGGCGGGACTTTCGCTCCGGGCGTGA
- a CDS encoding sulfurtransferase: MAEYAKDVLVTADWVEDHLDQFQSDDPEYRLVEVDVDTEAYDDEHAPGAIGFNWETQLQDQTQRDILEKADFADLLGSHGISEDSTVVLYGDNSNWFAAYTYWQFKYYGHEDVKLLDGGRDYWVENDYPTTDEEPEFSAVDYDARGPFDGIRAYRDDVETAIDRGIPLVDVRSPEEFSGEVLAPPGLNETAQRGGHVPGAENISWAATVNDDGTFKSEDELAELYESEGVTNDQEVVAYCRIGERSSIAWFALSELLGYDDVTNYDGSWTEWGNLVDAPIETGGAE, translated from the coding sequence ATGGCAGAATACGCCAAAGACGTACTCGTCACCGCGGACTGGGTCGAGGACCACCTCGACCAGTTCCAGAGTGACGACCCCGAGTATCGACTCGTCGAAGTAGACGTCGACACCGAAGCGTACGACGACGAACACGCCCCCGGTGCCATCGGTTTCAACTGGGAGACTCAGCTCCAGGACCAGACCCAGCGCGACATCCTCGAGAAGGCGGACTTCGCGGACCTCCTCGGTAGCCACGGCATCAGCGAGGACTCCACGGTCGTCCTCTACGGCGACAACTCCAACTGGTTCGCCGCCTACACCTACTGGCAGTTCAAGTACTACGGCCACGAGGACGTCAAGCTCCTCGACGGCGGCCGCGACTACTGGGTCGAGAACGACTACCCGACCACCGACGAGGAGCCGGAGTTCTCCGCAGTCGACTACGACGCCCGCGGCCCCTTCGACGGCATCCGCGCGTACCGCGACGACGTCGAGACCGCCATCGACCGCGGCATCCCGCTCGTCGACGTTCGCTCCCCCGAGGAGTTCAGCGGCGAGGTCCTCGCACCGCCGGGACTCAACGAGACCGCCCAGCGCGGCGGCCACGTCCCCGGCGCGGAGAACATCTCGTGGGCCGCGACGGTCAACGACGACGGCACGTTCAAGTCTGAGGACGAGCTTGCGGAGCTCTACGAGTCCGAGGGCGTCACGAACGACCAGGAAGTCGTCGCCTACTGCCGCATCGGCGAGCGCTCCTCCATCGCGTGGTTCGCGCTCTCCGAACTGCTCGGCTACGACGACGTCACCAACTACGACGGCTCGTGGACCGAGTGGGGCAACCTCGTCGACGCCCCCATCGAGACTGGCGGGGCCGAGTGA
- a CDS encoding thiamine ABC transporter substrate-binding protein, which yields MRRREYLKTAGVGVAGLLTAGCLQVEDGEQTSTTAETTTTEGTTTGTTSESTEPLKIATYDSFFGDEGTAGRWLKDQWEADHDTEIEYTAPSNGINEFIQRKQQDAGIDADLFVGLNTPDLVRVDESLPDTDLFDGLRGDLDNDDDVKESLEVDPENRVVAYDTGYITPVYDSTEIEDPGTFDALLEPEYAGTLLAQNAQSSDPGLAFLLWTIHEKGPDGYLDYWEELLANDVRVLDDWQPAYNAFLEGERPMVVSYSTDQVYYNSEEELPHHQVSFLNDQGYANPETVGRFAGTDQPETAADFVDFVLTDEAQANVAVNNVQIPATTTASLPEGYAEYAKEPPEPVTFTYEELAGNLDEWTESWAQLVASN from the coding sequence ATGAGACGGCGAGAGTACCTCAAGACGGCTGGCGTCGGCGTCGCGGGCCTGCTGACCGCCGGCTGCTTGCAGGTCGAGGACGGGGAGCAGACCAGCACGACCGCGGAGACCACGACCACAGAGGGGACGACGACCGGCACGACCAGCGAGTCGACGGAGCCGCTGAAAATCGCGACCTACGACTCCTTCTTCGGCGACGAGGGCACCGCGGGCCGCTGGCTGAAAGACCAGTGGGAGGCCGACCACGACACCGAAATCGAGTACACCGCGCCGAGCAACGGCATCAACGAGTTCATCCAGCGCAAACAGCAGGACGCGGGCATCGACGCCGACCTCTTCGTCGGCCTGAACACGCCCGACCTCGTGCGCGTCGACGAGTCGTTGCCCGACACCGACCTCTTCGACGGCTTGCGCGGCGACCTCGACAACGACGACGACGTCAAGGAGAGCCTGGAGGTCGACCCCGAGAACCGCGTCGTCGCCTACGACACGGGATACATCACGCCCGTCTACGACAGCACCGAAATCGAGGACCCGGGGACGTTCGACGCGCTCCTCGAACCCGAGTACGCGGGGACGCTGCTCGCGCAGAACGCCCAGTCCAGCGACCCCGGCCTGGCGTTCCTCCTCTGGACGATTCACGAGAAGGGGCCGGACGGCTATCTCGACTACTGGGAGGAACTGCTCGCCAACGACGTGCGCGTGCTCGACGACTGGCAGCCCGCCTACAACGCGTTCCTCGAGGGCGAGCGCCCGATGGTCGTCTCCTACTCCACCGACCAGGTGTACTACAACAGCGAAGAGGAACTCCCGCACCACCAGGTGAGCTTCCTGAACGACCAGGGGTACGCCAACCCCGAGACCGTGGGGCGGTTCGCCGGTACGGACCAGCCCGAGACCGCCGCCGACTTCGTTGACTTCGTGCTCACCGACGAGGCGCAGGCGAACGTCGCCGTGAACAACGTCCAGATTCCCGCGACGACCACAGCGTCGCTCCCCGAGGGGTACGCCGAGTACGCCAAGGAGCCGCCCGAGCCGGTCACGTTTACCTACGAGGAGCTCGCAGGGAACCTCGACGAATGGACCGAGTCCTGGGCCCAGCTGGTCGCGAGCAACTGA
- a CDS encoding DUF2391 family protein: MAGRSRRYRVADTAQQVVGGFLLAGPFVVTEEVWLLASNMQWFHVLATVVIVFGIGYGALYEADDDRDPDREAEVAGVPVRFVSLMGVAYGSVLVLAIAITAPTTFAGQLELGTAFPKVAALTAKSVCVGAIFSVVGAATADSVF, translated from the coding sequence ATGGCCGGCCGAAGCAGACGGTACCGCGTCGCGGACACCGCCCAGCAGGTCGTCGGCGGCTTTCTGCTCGCGGGCCCGTTCGTCGTCACCGAGGAGGTGTGGCTGCTCGCCAGCAACATGCAGTGGTTCCACGTGCTCGCGACCGTCGTCATCGTGTTCGGCATCGGCTACGGCGCGCTCTACGAGGCCGACGACGACCGCGACCCCGACCGCGAGGCCGAAGTCGCCGGCGTCCCAGTTCGGTTCGTCTCCCTGATGGGGGTCGCGTACGGCTCCGTGCTCGTGCTCGCGATAGCGATTACCGCGCCCACGACGTTCGCGGGCCAACTCGAACTCGGGACGGCGTTCCCGAAGGTCGCGGCGCTCACCGCGAAATCCGTCTGCGTAGGTGCCATTTTCAGCGTCGTCGGCGCTGCGACCGCCGACAGCGTGTTCTGA
- a CDS encoding ABC transporter permease, translating into MDRVLGPAGREQLTRVTDWLSGAAGRLADDADRLVLPVVGTGTLLVLAVVFYYPVWTVFVEAFGDAAAPIRDVLESEFYVGAAHGLFAHPTQVPGDVLAWLASVRVHAGWTGRLPEVWVNYPTVRKGLFGFTAWQAFLSTLASVALGLPGAYVLARFEFPGRRTLKALTILPFVLPSIMVVAGFVATFGTNGTLNGVLTALGLEKVELLYTLKIVVLAHAFYNAPLVTRMVTSAWENVDASAVETARSLGASPLRAFKDVVAPQLLPALAASAVLTFVFTFMTFPIVLGLGGLQLATVEVWLYARVQQLDYETAAALATLETVVSLGLTYVYLRYEARRAGGGAGKPLPRDRLFDLDLTDLRSALVRAGIGVYGVVVVLVFLAPLVSMVLVSVGGLENPTLEWWRFLVERQAGSRTQPSVAVRNSLLFGVGALALALPMGVVIAAFSARGGRGRKVADAVLMAPIAVSGIVVGFGMLQSLVFGVELFGYRVSVVGAAVVVAAHAIAGYPFVVRNVTPMLAAVDDRLVESARALGASRARALYDVELPLVWPGVLAGAAFAFALSIGEFDATVLLAGENAYTMPVALKRFLVDRAAGPSVGPAAAMGTVLLVVTAASFVVIDRVGGRYRP; encoded by the coding sequence ATGGACCGAGTCCTGGGCCCAGCTGGTCGCGAGCAACTGACGCGAGTGACCGACTGGCTGTCCGGCGCGGCGGGCCGCCTCGCCGACGACGCGGACCGACTGGTCCTCCCAGTAGTCGGCACCGGGACGCTGCTCGTGCTCGCCGTCGTCTTCTACTACCCGGTGTGGACGGTGTTCGTGGAGGCGTTCGGGGACGCCGCCGCGCCGATTCGGGACGTGCTCGAGAGCGAGTTCTACGTTGGTGCCGCGCACGGCCTGTTCGCGCACCCCACGCAGGTGCCCGGCGACGTGCTCGCGTGGCTGGCGAGCGTGCGCGTGCACGCCGGCTGGACGGGCCGGCTGCCCGAAGTGTGGGTGAACTACCCCACCGTCCGGAAGGGGCTGTTCGGGTTCACGGCGTGGCAAGCGTTCCTGTCGACGCTGGCGAGCGTCGCGCTCGGGCTGCCGGGCGCGTACGTGCTCGCGCGCTTCGAGTTCCCGGGCCGGCGCACGCTGAAGGCGCTGACCATCCTGCCGTTCGTGCTCCCCTCCATCATGGTGGTCGCGGGGTTCGTCGCGACGTTCGGGACGAACGGCACCCTCAACGGCGTGCTGACGGCGCTCGGCCTGGAGAAAGTCGAACTGCTGTACACCCTGAAAATCGTGGTGTTGGCCCACGCGTTCTACAACGCGCCGCTCGTGACGCGGATGGTGACGTCGGCGTGGGAGAACGTCGACGCCAGCGCCGTCGAGACCGCGCGCTCGCTGGGCGCGAGCCCGCTGCGGGCGTTCAAGGACGTCGTCGCGCCCCAGTTGCTGCCGGCGCTGGCGGCGAGCGCGGTGCTGACGTTCGTGTTCACGTTCATGACGTTCCCCATCGTGTTGGGGCTGGGCGGCCTTCAGTTGGCGACCGTAGAGGTGTGGCTGTACGCGCGCGTCCAGCAACTCGACTACGAGACCGCGGCCGCGCTCGCCACGCTCGAAACCGTCGTCTCGCTCGGCTTGACGTACGTCTACCTGCGCTACGAGGCGCGGCGCGCGGGCGGCGGTGCCGGCAAGCCGCTGCCGCGCGATCGACTGTTCGACCTCGACCTCACCGACCTCCGGAGCGCGCTCGTGCGCGCCGGCATCGGCGTCTACGGCGTCGTCGTCGTTCTCGTCTTCCTCGCGCCGCTGGTGTCGATGGTGCTGGTGAGCGTCGGCGGCCTCGAGAACCCGACGCTGGAGTGGTGGCGCTTCCTCGTCGAACGACAGGCCGGGAGCCGCACGCAGCCCTCCGTCGCGGTGCGGAATTCCTTGTTGTTCGGCGTCGGCGCGCTCGCGCTCGCGCTCCCGATGGGCGTCGTCATCGCGGCGTTCTCCGCGCGCGGCGGCCGCGGCCGGAAGGTCGCCGACGCGGTACTGATGGCGCCCATCGCCGTCTCCGGCATCGTCGTCGGCTTCGGGATGTTGCAGTCGCTGGTGTTCGGCGTGGAACTGTTCGGCTACCGCGTCAGCGTCGTCGGCGCCGCCGTCGTCGTCGCCGCGCACGCCATCGCCGGCTACCCGTTCGTCGTGCGGAACGTCACGCCGATGCTGGCGGCCGTCGACGACCGGCTCGTGGAATCCGCGCGGGCGCTCGGGGCGAGCCGCGCCCGGGCGCTCTACGACGTCGAACTGCCGCTCGTGTGGCCGGGCGTGCTCGCGGGCGCGGCGTTCGCGTTCGCGCTCAGCATCGGCGAGTTCGACGCCACCGTCCTGCTCGCCGGGGAGAACGCCTACACGATGCCGGTGGCGCTGAAGCGCTTCCTCGTGGACCGCGCGGCCGGCCCGAGCGTCGGCCCCGCGGCCGCGATGGGCACCGTCCTGCTGGTTGTCACTGCCGCCAGCTTCGTGGTCATCGACCGCGTCGGCGGGAGGTACCGGCCATGA
- a CDS encoding class I SAM-dependent methyltransferase: MSVREEFDEWAESGRDKGMEERHWHTAKHVLARIPVEADDYVLDLGTGSGYALRALRERGVARGYGLDGAPEMARNAQSYTEDSQIGFVVGDFGVLPFADDSVDHVFSMEAFYYASDPHETLEAVRRVLKPGGTFYCAVNYYEENVHSHDWQQNITVEMTRWDKAQYREAFRDAGLHVAEQDNVADRDVEIPPADEFPYEGFETRADMVERYRTYGTLLTVGVAP, from the coding sequence ATGAGCGTTCGCGAGGAATTCGACGAGTGGGCGGAGTCGGGCCGCGACAAGGGGATGGAGGAGCGCCACTGGCACACCGCCAAGCACGTACTCGCGCGGATACCCGTCGAGGCCGACGACTACGTCCTCGACCTCGGCACCGGGAGCGGGTACGCGCTGCGCGCGCTCCGCGAGCGCGGCGTCGCCCGTGGCTACGGGCTCGACGGCGCGCCCGAGATGGCGCGCAACGCCCAGTCCTACACGGAAGACTCGCAAATCGGCTTCGTCGTCGGTGATTTCGGCGTCCTGCCGTTTGCCGACGACAGCGTCGACCACGTGTTCAGCATGGAAGCGTTCTACTACGCAAGCGACCCCCACGAGACCCTCGAAGCGGTGCGGCGCGTCTTGAAGCCCGGCGGGACGTTCTACTGCGCGGTGAACTACTACGAGGAGAACGTCCACAGCCACGACTGGCAGCAGAACATCACCGTGGAGATGACCCGCTGGGACAAGGCCCAGTACCGCGAGGCGTTCCGGGACGCGGGCCTCCACGTCGCCGAGCAGGACAACGTCGCGGACCGCGACGTCGAGATTCCGCCCGCCGACGAGTTCCCCTACGAGGGCTTCGAGACGCGGGCGGACATGGTCGAGCGCTACCGCACGTACGGGACGCTTCTGACTGTCGGCGTCGCACCCTAA